The Achromobacter pestifer genome includes a region encoding these proteins:
- the cueR gene encoding Cu(I)-responsive transcriptional regulator, which produces MNIGEASKSSGISAKMIRYYESIGLISPAGRTDSGYRVYSDHDLHTLHFVRRARDLGFSVEQMNELLALWKDRSRASADVKRIALEHVQELERKAEALRDMAATLKHLAEHCQGNERPDCPILEGLGCKH; this is translated from the coding sequence ATGAATATCGGAGAGGCATCAAAGAGTTCCGGCATTTCCGCCAAGATGATCCGCTACTACGAAAGCATCGGCCTCATCAGCCCCGCCGGGCGCACGGATTCCGGCTACCGCGTGTATAGCGACCACGACCTGCATACGCTGCATTTCGTGCGCCGCGCGCGCGACCTGGGTTTTTCGGTGGAACAGATGAATGAACTGCTGGCACTGTGGAAGGACCGCAGCCGCGCCAGCGCCGACGTCAAGCGCATCGCGCTGGAACACGTGCAAGAACTGGAACGCAAGGCCGAGGCGCTGCGCGACATGGCAGCCACCCTGAAACATCTGGCCGAGCACTGCCAGGGCAACGAGCGGCCGGACTGCCCGATACTGGAAGGCCTGGGCTGCAAACACTGA
- a CDS encoding heavy-metal-associated domain-containing protein, translating into MSIEFQVADMTCGHCAKTITAAVNQAAPGATVTIDLPTHRVTVTGADDADKIEDAIRDAGYQPQPV; encoded by the coding sequence ATGAGCATCGAGTTCCAAGTGGCTGACATGACCTGCGGCCATTGCGCCAAGACCATCACTGCCGCGGTGAACCAGGCCGCGCCGGGCGCGACTGTCACGATCGACCTGCCCACGCACCGCGTGACCGTGACCGGGGCCGATGACGCCGACAAGATCGAAGACGCGATCCGCGACGCCGGCTACCAGCCGCAGCCGGTGTAA
- a CDS encoding glutathione peroxidase yields MLQNREGQRVPNVTFPVREDNTWKKVTSDDLFKNKTVVVFSLPGAFTPTCSSTHLPRYNELAPAFFAAGVDSIVCVSVNDTFVMNEWAKEQESANITLLPDGNGEFTEGMGMLVDKSDLGFGKRSWRYSMLVKDGVVQKMFIEPEKEGDPFEVSDADTMLAYFAPSAKKPDQVVVFSKPGCPFCVEAKALLDAKGYAPIEIPLENKVRGRVIGAVSGKGTAPQVFINGALIGGLEDLKAHFA; encoded by the coding sequence ATGCTGCAAAACCGCGAAGGCCAACGTGTTCCGAACGTAACGTTCCCGGTCCGTGAGGACAACACCTGGAAGAAGGTGACGTCCGACGACCTGTTCAAGAACAAGACCGTCGTGGTCTTTTCCCTGCCCGGCGCCTTCACGCCGACCTGCTCGTCGACCCACCTGCCGCGCTACAACGAACTGGCTCCCGCGTTCTTCGCCGCCGGCGTGGACAGCATCGTCTGCGTCTCGGTCAACGACACCTTCGTCATGAACGAATGGGCCAAGGAGCAGGAATCGGCCAACATCACGTTGCTGCCCGACGGCAACGGCGAGTTCACCGAAGGCATGGGCATGCTGGTCGACAAGAGCGACCTGGGCTTCGGCAAGCGCAGCTGGCGCTATTCCATGCTGGTCAAGGACGGCGTGGTCCAGAAGATGTTCATCGAACCGGAAAAGGAAGGCGATCCGTTTGAAGTGTCGGACGCCGACACCATGCTGGCTTACTTCGCCCCGTCGGCCAAGAAGCCCGACCAGGTGGTCGTGTTCTCCAAGCCGGGCTGCCCGTTCTGCGTGGAAGCCAAGGCGCTGCTGGATGCCAAGGGCTACGCCCCGATCGAGATCCCGCTGGAAAACAAGGTCCGCGGCCGCGTGATCGGCGCCGTCTCGGGTAAGGGCACCGCTCCGCAGGTGTTCATCAACGGCGCGCTGATCGGCGGGCTGGAAGACCTGAAGGCGCACTTCGCCTAA
- a CDS encoding dihydrolipoyl dehydrogenase: MKTLHTDIAVIGAGTAGLAAYRAARAAGLRALLIEGGPYGTTCARVGCMPSKLLIAAAEAAHGAAHTEPFGVHVGGEITVDGVEVMDRVKRERDRFVGFVLEGVESIPAEDKLRGYARFVSDTVLQVDEHTEVHASRVVIATGSRPSVPPPFRALGDRLVLNDDVFAWDDLPGRVAVFGPGVIGLELGQALARLGVEVRVFGVSGSLAGISDPQVRNTARKIFQREFYLDPDARVLETTRVGDEVEVRYVALDNTERTERFDYALVATGRRANVDGLGLENTSLQLDKHGVPRFDRETMQAGDAPIFIAGDANADAPLLHEAADEGRIAGENAARYPEVRKGLRRAPLAVVFSDPQIAMAGQGHARLVPGTFVTGEVDFSDQGRSRVMLKNRGMLHVYADIESGRFLGAEMVGPSAEHIGHLLAWAVQQELTVARMLEMPFYHPVIEEGLRTALRDAAAKLARAQEALRREEPESETA, encoded by the coding sequence ATGAAAACTCTGCATACCGATATCGCTGTCATCGGCGCCGGCACGGCCGGCCTGGCCGCCTACCGCGCCGCCCGTGCCGCGGGCCTGCGCGCGCTGCTGATCGAAGGCGGTCCCTATGGCACCACCTGCGCCCGCGTCGGCTGCATGCCGTCCAAGCTGCTGATCGCCGCCGCCGAAGCGGCCCACGGCGCGGCCCATACCGAGCCGTTCGGCGTGCATGTAGGCGGCGAGATCACGGTCGACGGCGTCGAAGTGATGGACCGCGTCAAGCGCGAACGTGACCGCTTTGTCGGCTTCGTGCTGGAAGGCGTGGAGAGCATCCCCGCCGAAGACAAGCTGCGCGGCTATGCGCGCTTCGTGTCCGACACAGTGCTGCAAGTGGACGAGCACACCGAGGTGCATGCGTCCCGCGTGGTGATCGCCACCGGTTCGCGGCCCTCCGTGCCGCCGCCGTTCCGCGCGCTGGGCGACCGGCTGGTGCTGAACGACGACGTGTTCGCCTGGGACGATCTGCCCGGTCGCGTGGCCGTGTTCGGTCCAGGCGTGATCGGGCTGGAACTGGGCCAGGCGCTGGCGCGCCTGGGCGTGGAGGTGCGCGTGTTCGGCGTCAGCGGCAGCCTGGCCGGCATCAGCGATCCGCAGGTGCGCAATACGGCCCGCAAGATCTTCCAGCGCGAGTTCTATCTGGATCCGGACGCCCGCGTGCTTGAAACGACCCGAGTCGGCGACGAAGTGGAAGTGCGTTACGTGGCGCTGGACAATACCGAGCGTACCGAACGCTTCGACTACGCGCTGGTGGCCACGGGCCGCCGCGCCAACGTGGACGGGCTGGGGCTGGAAAACACCTCGCTGCAACTGGACAAGCACGGCGTGCCGCGGTTCGACCGCGAAACCATGCAAGCGGGCGATGCGCCTATCTTCATCGCGGGCGACGCCAATGCCGATGCGCCGCTGCTGCACGAAGCCGCCGACGAAGGCCGCATCGCCGGCGAGAACGCGGCCCGCTATCCGGAAGTGCGCAAGGGCTTGCGCCGCGCGCCGCTGGCGGTGGTGTTCTCGGACCCGCAGATCGCCATGGCGGGGCAGGGCCATGCGCGGCTGGTCCCAGGTACCTTCGTGACCGGCGAAGTGGACTTCAGCGACCAGGGCCGCTCGCGCGTCATGCTGAAGAACCGCGGCATGCTGCACGTCTATGCCGACATCGAGTCGGGCCGCTTCCTGGGCGCTGAAATGGTCGGCCCCAGCGCCGAGCATATCGGCCACCTGCTGGCCTGGGCCGTGCAGCAGGAGCTGACCGTGGCGCGCATGCTGGAAATGCCGTTCTATCACCCCGTGATCGAGGAAGGCCTGCGCACCGCGCTGCGCGACGCGGCGGCCAAGCTGGCCCGGGCGCAGGAAGCGCTGCGGCGCGAAGAGCCGGAGAGCGAGACGGCTTGA
- a CDS encoding 23S rRNA (adenine(2030)-N(6))-methyltransferase RlmJ, with amino-acid sequence MFSYRHAFHAGNHADVLKHAILIHTLDYFNKKDAPYWVVDTHAGAGLYSLDSDWAAKTSEFADGIGRLWEAENLPPILADYVARIRAYNTNGRLKRYPGSPWLALDALRPSDRLRLFEMHPTEIDTLVANLEHQGRAAQRQTTIYGDDGFEGVKALLPPPTRRGMVLIDPSYEDKNDYRRTFVTIKECIKRFATGTYAVWYPLVQRREAGEMARHLENLKVKSWLHATLTVKKATIDGYGLHGSGMFLINPPWTLHDALKQAMPYLARTLGQDERAGFTLQFRENPFPVPKKQSDD; translated from the coding sequence GTGTTCAGTTACCGCCACGCCTTCCACGCCGGCAACCACGCCGACGTGCTCAAGCACGCCATCCTGATCCACACGCTGGATTACTTCAATAAAAAGGACGCGCCCTACTGGGTCGTGGACACCCATGCCGGCGCCGGGCTCTACAGCCTGGACAGCGACTGGGCCGCCAAGACCTCGGAATTCGCCGACGGCATCGGCCGCCTGTGGGAAGCCGAGAATCTGCCTCCGATCCTGGCCGACTATGTCGCGCGGATTCGCGCCTACAACACCAACGGCCGTCTCAAACGCTATCCCGGCTCGCCGTGGCTGGCGCTGGATGCGCTGCGCCCGTCGGACCGGCTGCGCCTGTTCGAGATGCACCCGACCGAGATCGATACCCTGGTCGCCAACCTGGAACACCAGGGCCGCGCCGCGCAGCGCCAGACCACCATCTACGGCGACGACGGTTTCGAGGGCGTCAAGGCGCTGCTGCCGCCGCCCACGCGCCGCGGCATGGTGCTGATCGACCCTTCGTACGAAGACAAGAACGACTACCGCCGCACGTTCGTCACCATCAAGGAATGCATCAAGCGCTTCGCCACCGGCACCTATGCCGTCTGGTACCCGCTGGTGCAGCGCCGCGAAGCCGGCGAAATGGCCCGCCACCTGGAAAATCTCAAGGTCAAGAGCTGGCTGCACGCCACGCTGACCGTCAAGAAGGCGACCATCGACGGCTACGGCCTGCATGGCAGCGGCATGTTCCTGATCAATCCGCCCTGGACGCTGCATGATGCCCTGAAGCAGGCCATGCCCTATCTCGCGCGCACGCTGGGACAGGATGAGCGGGCCGGCTTCACGCTGCAGTTCCGCGAAAATCCGTTCCCGGTGCCGAAGAAACAGTCGGACGACTGA
- the ugpQ gene encoding glycerophosphodiester phosphodiesterase, translated as MSVKLPSWPYSRYIAHRGGGRLAPENTLAAMRVGAEHGFTMFEYDVKLSRDNVLVLMHDDDVDRTSNGRGPAAAKTYAELAQLDFGSWHSAAYAGEPLPTFAAVARYTVANGIASNVEIKPCPGREAETGRAVALAARQLWQGAAEAPLLSSFAEEALQAALEAAPELPRALLVEKVPADWRERLAKYECVALNINQKDATRELIAAVHAAGYRIAAWTVNDPERARLLLDWGIDGIFTDELAAIRPAA; from the coding sequence ATGAGCGTAAAACTCCCCTCCTGGCCCTACTCCCGTTACATCGCGCACCGCGGCGGCGGCCGTCTGGCCCCGGAGAACACCCTGGCCGCCATGCGCGTGGGCGCCGAGCACGGCTTCACGATGTTCGAATACGACGTCAAGCTGAGCCGCGACAACGTGCTGGTGCTGATGCACGACGACGACGTGGACCGCACCTCCAACGGCCGCGGCCCCGCCGCCGCCAAGACCTACGCCGAGCTGGCCCAGCTGGATTTCGGCAGCTGGCATTCGGCCGCCTACGCCGGCGAGCCGCTGCCCACCTTCGCCGCCGTCGCCCGCTACACGGTCGCCAACGGCATCGCCAGCAACGTCGAGATCAAGCCCTGCCCGGGCCGCGAAGCCGAGACCGGCCGCGCCGTGGCGCTGGCCGCGCGCCAGCTGTGGCAAGGCGCGGCCGAAGCACCGCTGCTGTCCTCGTTCGCGGAAGAAGCGCTGCAGGCCGCGCTGGAAGCGGCTCCCGAACTGCCGCGCGCACTGCTGGTGGAGAAGGTTCCCGCCGATTGGCGCGAGCGCCTGGCCAAATATGAGTGCGTAGCCCTGAACATCAATCAGAAGGACGCCACCCGCGAACTGATAGCCGCCGTGCACGCCGCCGGCTACCGTATCGCGGCCTGGACCGTCAATGACCCGGAGCGCGCCCGCCTGCTGCTCGACTGGGGCATCGACGGCATTTTCACCGACGAGCTGGCCGCAATCCGGCCCGCCGCCTGA
- a CDS encoding M20/M25/M40 family metallo-hydrolase encodes MPFTSPRLQLLRTCIALAFVGGAPAALAAPVVAVHEAAQAQQQGMLDTMRDLVGIESGSKDVEGVERIAVLIRDRLKALGGTVEIIQPTDVFRLDDTPEKVGPMVHAEFKGRGQKKIMLIAHMDTVYRNGMLKDQPFRVDGDKAYGLGIADDKHGVAAIIHTLTLLQKLGFEDYGTITVLINGDEEISSPGARSTITRMGADQDAVFSFEGGGAEARLTLATSGIGAAYLTVQGKTSHAGARPEGGVNALYELAHQLLQLDKLSKPEEGLKLNWTVAQAGTNRNVIPGQATAQADARALRVSDFDALSRTLEERIQKKLLPESKVSVKFEVRRPPLEATPASRALAQHGVQIYKELDLPMKVVDRASGGGTDAAFAALKARGPVIEGMGLSGFGAHSNDAEYIQINSIVPRLYLAARMIMDVSRDKAPMK; translated from the coding sequence ATGCCGTTCACATCTCCCCGCCTGCAACTCCTGCGCACCTGCATCGCCCTGGCCTTCGTCGGTGGCGCCCCCGCCGCGCTGGCCGCGCCCGTCGTCGCCGTCCACGAAGCCGCCCAAGCCCAGCAGCAAGGCATGCTCGACACCATGCGGGACTTGGTCGGCATCGAGTCGGGCAGCAAGGACGTAGAAGGCGTGGAGCGCATCGCCGTCCTGATCCGCGACCGGCTCAAGGCGCTGGGCGGGACCGTCGAAATCATCCAGCCCACCGACGTCTTCCGCCTGGACGACACGCCGGAGAAGGTCGGCCCCATGGTCCACGCCGAATTCAAAGGCCGGGGCCAGAAGAAGATCATGCTGATCGCCCACATGGACACGGTCTACCGCAACGGCATGCTCAAGGACCAGCCCTTCCGCGTCGACGGCGACAAGGCCTACGGCCTGGGCATCGCCGACGACAAGCATGGCGTGGCCGCCATCATCCATACCCTGACCCTGCTGCAGAAGCTGGGGTTCGAGGACTACGGCACCATTACCGTGCTGATCAACGGCGACGAGGAAATCAGCTCGCCCGGCGCGCGCAGCACCATCACCCGCATGGGCGCCGACCAGGACGCGGTGTTCTCGTTCGAAGGCGGCGGCGCGGAAGCCCGCCTGACCCTGGCCACCAGCGGCATCGGCGCGGCCTACCTGACCGTGCAGGGCAAGACCTCGCACGCGGGCGCGCGTCCGGAAGGCGGCGTCAACGCCCTGTATGAACTGGCGCACCAGCTGCTGCAGCTGGACAAGCTGTCCAAGCCCGAGGAAGGATTGAAGCTGAACTGGACCGTGGCCCAGGCCGGCACCAACCGCAACGTCATCCCCGGCCAGGCCACCGCCCAGGCCGACGCCCGCGCGCTGCGCGTCTCCGACTTCGACGCGCTGTCGCGCACCCTGGAAGAGCGCATACAGAAGAAACTGCTGCCCGAATCCAAGGTCAGCGTGAAGTTCGAGGTGCGCCGCCCGCCCCTGGAAGCCACGCCGGCCTCGCGCGCCCTGGCCCAGCACGGCGTGCAGATCTACAAGGAACTGGATCTGCCCATGAAGGTCGTGGACCGCGCCAGCGGCGGCGGCACCGACGCCGCCTTTGCTGCGCTCAAGGCGCGCGGCCCGGTGATCGAAGGCATGGGCCTGAGCGGCTTCGGCGCGCATTCCAACGACGCCGAGTACATCCAGATCAACAGCATCGTGCCGCGCCTGTACCTGGCTGCGCGGATGATCATGGACGTGTCGCGGGACAAGGCGCCCATGAAGTAG
- a CDS encoding SurA N-terminal domain-containing protein, giving the protein MFEFIRSHRRWMQLILLLLIVPSFFLVGIQGYDSFMRAEPELATVNGQPVSRAEFDQAHRNQLEQFRQRLGAQFDPAVIDTPALREGLLNQLINQRLLANVAVDNRFSVSDETLRNTIAAIPEVQDNGRFSPERYRQVLAAQGMSPTSFEAGLRRDLAVARVLEPVGQSARAPSEVVASLETALTQQRTVQLRRFAAADYRSQVNVSPADIQAWYDANKQQLQIPEQVQVQYVVLDEAAATQGVQVKDEDLASYYEQNKNRFGQPERRRASHIMITLAPGASEDARKAARAKAEDLAKQAAADPAQFAELARKNSQDAGSAANGGDLGWLAPGMLTGPLEKAIFGQAKDQVSGVIETPSGLHVVKVTEIQPAAIKPLAEVKDQITAEVRKQLAAVRFSEMASQLNKQVYDQRDSLQPAADAVGLKLRTAAGVTREGLLPADKAGPGSAAAGPDAALLDNPRVRQVLFSPDVLREKQNSGVIELSPDTMLALRVGAVEPAHVPPLDKVSDTIRAKLLDERSAEAAKKAGEAALAADRANPAATPEGFGAPVVVSRQDPKELPRPVLDAVMRLPAATLPAYAGVQSGSDYTLARLEKVEAGTVDPADKERLAQQLSGAWGQAENEAMLRMLREEYKVQVLPAAATVIRGDQPAAG; this is encoded by the coding sequence ATGTTCGAATTTATTCGCAGCCATCGGCGCTGGATGCAGCTCATCCTGCTGCTTCTGATTGTGCCGTCCTTCTTTCTGGTCGGTATTCAAGGCTATGACAGCTTCATGCGCGCCGAGCCTGAATTGGCCACGGTCAATGGCCAGCCCGTGTCGCGGGCCGAGTTCGACCAGGCGCACCGCAACCAGCTGGAGCAGTTCCGCCAGCGCTTGGGCGCGCAGTTCGATCCGGCCGTCATCGACACGCCGGCGCTGCGCGAAGGCCTGCTCAATCAGCTGATCAATCAGCGCCTGCTGGCCAACGTCGCCGTCGACAACCGCTTCTCGGTGTCCGACGAAACGCTGCGCAACACCATCGCCGCGATTCCTGAAGTCCAGGACAACGGCCGCTTCTCGCCCGAGCGCTATCGCCAGGTGCTGGCCGCGCAAGGCATGTCGCCGACCTCGTTCGAAGCCGGCCTGCGCCGCGATCTCGCCGTCGCGCGCGTGCTGGAGCCCGTTGGCCAGTCGGCCCGCGCGCCCAGCGAAGTCGTGGCGTCGCTGGAAACGGCGTTGACGCAGCAGCGCACGGTGCAACTGCGCCGCTTCGCCGCCGCCGACTACCGCTCGCAAGTCAACGTCAGCCCGGCCGATATCCAGGCCTGGTACGACGCCAACAAGCAGCAGCTGCAGATTCCCGAACAGGTCCAGGTTCAGTACGTGGTGCTGGACGAGGCCGCCGCCACGCAAGGCGTGCAGGTCAAGGACGAGGACCTGGCGTCCTACTACGAGCAGAACAAGAACCGCTTCGGCCAGCCCGAACGCCGCCGCGCCAGCCACATCATGATCACCCTGGCCCCCGGCGCTTCGGAAGACGCCCGCAAGGCCGCGCGCGCCAAGGCCGAGGACCTGGCCAAGCAGGCCGCCGCCGACCCGGCGCAGTTCGCCGAATTGGCGCGCAAGAACTCGCAGGACGCGGGCTCGGCCGCCAATGGCGGCGATCTGGGCTGGCTGGCTCCGGGCATGCTGACCGGTCCGCTGGAAAAGGCGATTTTCGGCCAGGCCAAGGACCAGGTGTCCGGCGTGATCGAAACCCCGTCCGGCCTGCACGTGGTCAAGGTCACCGAGATCCAGCCCGCCGCCATCAAGCCGCTGGCCGAGGTCAAGGACCAGATCACCGCCGAAGTCCGCAAGCAGCTTGCCGCCGTCCGTTTCTCGGAAATGGCCAGCCAGCTGAACAAGCAGGTCTATGACCAGCGCGACAGCCTGCAGCCCGCCGCCGACGCCGTCGGCCTGAAGCTGCGCACCGCCGCCGGCGTGACCCGCGAAGGCCTGCTGCCCGCCGACAAGGCCGGCCCGGGCTCGGCCGCCGCCGGCCCCGACGCCGCGCTGCTGGACAACCCGCGCGTGCGCCAGGTGCTGTTCTCGCCCGATGTGCTGCGCGAAAAGCAGAACTCCGGCGTGATCGAGCTGTCGCCCGACACCATGCTGGCCCTGCGCGTCGGCGCGGTCGAGCCGGCCCACGTGCCGCCGCTGGACAAGGTTTCGGACACCATCCGCGCCAAGCTGCTGGACGAGCGTTCGGCCGAAGCCGCCAAGAAGGCCGGCGAGGCCGCGCTGGCCGCCGACCGGGCCAACCCCGCCGCCACGCCGGAAGGCTTTGGCGCGCCGGTGGTCGTGTCGCGCCAGGATCCCAAGGAACTGCCGCGTCCGGTGCTGGACGCCGTCATGCGCCTGCCCGCCGCCACGCTGCCGGCCTATGCCGGCGTGCAATCGGGTTCGGACTACACGCTGGCGCGCCTGGAGAAGGTCGAGGCCGGCACGGTTGATCCGGCCGACAAGGAACGCCTGGCGCAGCAGTTGTCGGGCGCCTGGGGCCAGGCCGAAAACGAAGCCATGCTGCGCATGCTGCGTGAAGAGTACAAAGTGCAGGTGCTGCCCGCCGCCGCCACGGTCATCCGCGGCGATCAGCCGGCAGCCGGCTGA
- a CDS encoding arylesterase, with translation MRLFSRLLLMTAMATAIVAPAHAQTASAAQGSTPRTVLVLGDSLSAEYGIKRGTGWVPLLSARVAEQYPKYQVVNASISGDTTSGGVARLPALLRQHAPAVVVLELGSNDALRGLPLTMTEQNLRTMAQAARKADAQVLIVGMQIPPNYGRDYTQRFAQVFPAVAKDENARLVPFLMEGIATNRAMFQADGIHPNEDAQPLLLDNVWPTLRPLLN, from the coding sequence ATGCGCCTATTTTCCCGTCTGCTACTCATGACCGCCATGGCGACCGCCATCGTGGCGCCCGCCCACGCTCAGACCGCGTCCGCGGCCCAGGGTTCCACGCCCCGCACGGTATTGGTCCTGGGCGATAGTCTGTCCGCCGAATACGGCATCAAGCGCGGCACCGGTTGGGTGCCGCTGCTTTCCGCCCGCGTAGCGGAACAATACCCCAAGTACCAGGTGGTCAACGCCAGCATCAGCGGCGACACGACCAGCGGCGGCGTGGCCCGCCTGCCTGCCCTGCTGCGCCAACATGCGCCGGCCGTGGTGGTGCTGGAGCTGGGCTCGAACGACGCGCTGCGCGGCCTGCCGCTGACCATGACCGAGCAGAACCTGCGCACCATGGCCCAGGCCGCCCGCAAGGCCGACGCGCAGGTCCTGATCGTCGGCATGCAGATTCCGCCCAATTACGGCCGGGACTACACCCAGCGCTTCGCCCAGGTCTTCCCCGCGGTCGCCAAAGACGAAAACGCCCGGCTCGTGCCCTTCCTGATGGAAGGTATCGCAACGAACCGGGCGATGTTCCAGGCTGACGGCATCCATCCGAACGAGGATGCCCAGCCTCTGCTGCTGGACAACGTGTGGCCGACGCTGCGGCCACTGTTGAACTGA
- a CDS encoding ABC transporter ATP-binding protein, producing the protein MDNKNSIEVKGLGKQVADAGGTLSILEGIDFTVEAGSAVAITGSSGSGKSTLLGLLAGLDVPSAGSVRLAGQDLFSLDEDGRARLRANHVGFVFQSFQLLPNLTALENVMLPLELAGQSARDAAQAMLERVGLGKRLHHYPRTLSGGEQQRVSLARAFVVQPDLLFADEPTGSLDAATGVTVIDLMFDLHREHGTTLVLVTHDPQLAARCGRQLVLAAGRMVNGA; encoded by the coding sequence ATGGATAACAAGAATTCGATCGAGGTGAAAGGGCTGGGCAAGCAGGTGGCCGATGCCGGCGGCACGCTCTCCATCCTGGAAGGTATTGATTTTACGGTCGAGGCGGGCAGCGCCGTAGCCATCACCGGCAGTTCGGGGTCGGGCAAGTCCACCTTGTTGGGACTGCTGGCCGGCCTGGATGTTCCCAGCGCGGGCAGCGTGCGCCTGGCGGGACAGGACCTATTCTCGCTGGACGAGGACGGCCGCGCGCGCTTGCGCGCCAATCATGTGGGCTTCGTGTTCCAGTCATTCCAGCTGCTGCCCAACCTGACGGCGCTGGAAAACGTGATGCTGCCGCTGGAGCTGGCCGGGCAATCGGCGCGGGACGCGGCGCAGGCCATGCTGGAGCGGGTGGGGCTGGGCAAGCGCCTGCATCACTACCCGCGCACCCTGTCGGGCGGCGAACAGCAGCGCGTGTCGCTGGCGCGCGCCTTCGTGGTGCAGCCCGACCTGCTGTTCGCCGATGAGCCCACCGGCAGCCTGGACGCCGCCACGGGCGTGACGGTCATCGACCTGATGTTCGACCTGCACCGGGAACACGGCACCACGCTGGTGCTGGTGACCCACGATCCGCAGCTGGCCGCCCGTTGCGGGCGTCAGCTGGTGCTGGCGGCGGGACGCATGGTCAACGGCGCCTGA
- a CDS encoding ABC transporter substrate-binding protein, with protein MQLKHLLQYSVLAAALATSAAHAQNVVLYSSNNTETIETALDAVKQKSPKLNVQPVTGGTGTMMKRIEAEAQNPRGDLFWSGGFGTLGAYRQHLQPYRPADLDKIPTEFRGPDDLWVGTNVHVMVMMVNERQLKGLPAPATWSDLMQPQWKNKFAITDPSKSGTAYMLVYGLFKQFGQEGLDKIAANAVVTASSGTTYKGVAAGEYAVGMTLEYAAQEYVAGGQKEIKLVYPTEGSYLAPEGMFIIKGAKNMDAAKALYDGLLSKESQEAQLVKNFRRPTRTDVAVASLTTLPDLKTIKIFPVSQDAAAKEYEAVVSAWNQAVAKAK; from the coding sequence ATGCAACTCAAGCACCTACTTCAGTACAGTGTCCTGGCCGCCGCCCTGGCCACCAGCGCCGCCCACGCCCAGAACGTCGTGCTCTATTCGTCCAACAACACGGAGACGATCGAAACCGCCCTGGACGCGGTGAAGCAGAAGTCGCCGAAATTGAACGTGCAGCCCGTCACCGGCGGCACCGGCACGATGATGAAGCGCATCGAGGCCGAGGCGCAGAACCCGCGCGGCGACCTGTTCTGGAGCGGCGGCTTCGGCACGCTGGGCGCCTACCGCCAGCACCTGCAGCCCTACCGCCCGGCCGATCTGGACAAGATCCCCACCGAGTTCCGCGGTCCGGACGACCTGTGGGTGGGCACCAACGTGCACGTCATGGTGATGATGGTCAACGAGCGCCAGCTCAAGGGCCTGCCCGCGCCGGCCACCTGGTCCGACCTGATGCAGCCGCAATGGAAGAACAAGTTCGCCATCACCGACCCGTCCAAGAGCGGCACGGCCTACATGCTGGTCTACGGCCTCTTCAAGCAATTCGGCCAGGAAGGCCTGGACAAGATCGCCGCCAACGCGGTGGTCACGGCGTCGTCCGGCACCACCTACAAGGGCGTGGCCGCGGGCGAGTACGCCGTGGGCATGACGCTGGAGTACGCCGCGCAGGAATACGTGGCCGGCGGCCAGAAGGAAATCAAGCTGGTCTACCCGACCGAGGGCAGCTACCTGGCGCCTGAAGGCATGTTCATCATCAAGGGCGCGAAGAACATGGACGCCGCCAAGGCGCTCTACGACGGCCTCTTGAGCAAGGAATCGCAGGAAGCCCAGCTGGTGAAGAACTTTCGCCGTCCGACGCGCACCGACGTGGCCGTGGCCAGCCTGACCACCCTGCCCGACCTGAAGACCATCAAGATCTTCCCGGTCAGCCAGGATGCGGCGGCGAAGGAGTATGAGGCAGTGGTGTCGGCCTGGAACCAGGCCGTGGCCAAGGCGAAATAG